GGCCGGCGGCGTTCTGGTGACGAGGCGTTGATATGACCAATCCCGGCTTGCAACTCAAAACCATCATCACCGATCCCCTGACCATTGCCATTGGCGCATCAGCCTTCCTGCTGCTGGTCGGCGAATTATTGTCGCCCGGCTTTGCGCAGGGCTCGCAGATCGTGCGGCTGCTGACGATTGCCGCCATTCTCGGCATTGTCGCGGCGGGCCAGAACCTCGTCATCCTCGGTGGGCGCGAAGGCATCGATCTTTCCGTCGGCGCGATGATCTCGCTTGGTGCCGTTCTTGCCGGTAATATGATGAACGGCCAGAATGCCGGCATTCCGCTTGCCATTCTCGTTGCCGGCGGCATTCCCTTCCTGATCGGCCTCATCAACGGCCTCGGCATCACCTTCGTGCGCATTCCGCCGCTGGTCATGACGCTCGGCATGACGGCGGTCATTCAGGGCGGGCTGGTGGTCTATTCGCAGGGCGTTCCATCAGGTGCGGCGGCACCCCTGCTGGCGGGATTCATCAACCGTCCGCTCATCTTCGGTATTCCCGGCGTGCTCTTCGTCTGGCTGGGCATCGCCGCGATCATGCTGTTCGTGCTGCGCCGCACGGCCTTCGGTTTCGCCATCTATGCCATCGGCTCCAACGAACGGGCGGCAACGCTCACCGGTTTGCCGGTCTCCCTGATCCGCACGTTGCTCTATGGTCTCTCCGGCCTGTTTGCCGGGCTGACCGGGGTCTGCGTCATCGGTTATACCGGCACCTCTTTCATCTCAGTCGGTGACCAATATGTGCTTCCGTCGATCATCGCTGTTGTCATCGGCGGCACTTCGCTTGCCGGCGGTGCGGGCGGATATGTCGGAACCATGGCCGGGGCAGTTGCGCTCACCATTCTGCAAAGCGTACTGATAACGCTCAACCTCGATGTATGGGCACGGCAGATCATATTCGGTGTCACGTTGCTAGCGCTGATGCTGCTTTATGGCCGCCAAAAGCAGTTGCGTGTGTGACAGATGAGCAAAGACCAAGGTTCGAATATCAGAGAAGTTGCAGCTCTC
The DNA window shown above is from Agrobacterium tumefaciens and carries:
- a CDS encoding ABC transporter permease; this translates as MTNPGLQLKTIITDPLTIAIGASAFLLLVGELLSPGFAQGSQIVRLLTIAAILGIVAAGQNLVILGGREGIDLSVGAMISLGAVLAGNMMNGQNAGIPLAILVAGGIPFLIGLINGLGITFVRIPPLVMTLGMTAVIQGGLVVYSQGVPSGAAAPLLAGFINRPLIFGIPGVLFVWLGIAAIMLFVLRRTAFGFAIYAIGSNERAATLTGLPVSLIRTLLYGLSGLFAGLTGVCVIGYTGTSFISVGDQYVLPSIIAVVIGGTSLAGGAGGYVGTMAGAVALTILQSVLITLNLDVWARQIIFGVTLLALMLLYGRQKQLRV